The Bacteroidota bacterium DNA window ATCATCGTAGCAGTATTTCTCCAATATTTCATTATCCTGCATATTGGTAGCACCAGGAATCATCACCCCCGCATTCAAATTCTCCTTTAACCAGCATTGGCTGAAAATCTGGATAGTGTTGTAAATCTGCCCCTCATATTCAACGGTTGGTATCCCAGGACAAGGAATATTAAAAGTAAATTGAAAAGTATACAATTTACTGCTATCGGGTGCATCAAGAATTCCTGATTCAAGTGTGTCGTTATAAGCAATCAATAACAATGTGTCACCTGTATTGAAGATAAAATTTTGATTCGATAATTTTTTTAATTTACTTACTGGGAGAAGATAATCACTACCAAGATAATAAATATGGCTCTTCTTATCACTTCTGGTGCTTATACTTATTATTTTGATGCTTTCACTAATATTATTAAACTGAAGATTAAAATAAAATATTCCGCTATCTCCAGGAATAAATTTGTAATAATATACTCCTGCAGAAAGAGCTTTATTTTCATTAATTAAAACTCTTCCATGATTATCACATATTGTAATGTCTACTATAGATTCATTAGGAATCTTAATTCTAATTATGGTGTAACCTTTAACAGGATTTGGATAGCATGTAATTAAACCAAATTCACTTTGGGTATTAAAGTTTTCATTGATCCCAACAGAACCATCCAATACCAAAACTGTATCTGGCCAATAAAGAACAGTATCACAACCTTGACTTTGATTTACCACTCTAATGCTGTCTGCCTTTGCCCATTGTGTATTCTCTACAGAAGTAAAAACTAATTCAATGACCGATTTTTGTATTAAAAACGAATCTGCTGGTAAGAATACAAACATTATGTAAAGGAGTAAGAAGCTCATTTCAAAAGTGTTAAGATATCATTTCAAAGTTTCTGTATTAATATATTTAGTTTACTGTCGTTTAAAAAGCCTTAACTAAAAATAGTGATAATTACCTACTATAATTGTAAATCTGCTGCTAAAACTGCATAGATTATCAATGTGAATTTCCGCAAAACCGCATCGGATGTAAAGATGCTGTCAATCACAATGTTTTGGGATTGTAAATTCTTGTAAAAGACGCAAGTACTTAATAATGTTATCATTACGCAAATAAAAATGGGGGGGTACTTCGTTTCACGGTGTTTGGTTTTGGTTGTTTACTATGCTATAAAGATATAGAGAGTTTTTTGATAAGTCAAGAGAGATTTTGAGTAGTGGGAAGCCGGATGTCAGATAAATTAAACATCACTCGCAACTCATCGACAATCTCATTAAACATCAAATCCAATTATGGAAAATATTTTTCCAGGAAGTTTTACTATTTGGATATTTCAATTCCAAATAGTATATTTGTAGATTATGAAACATAGAAACATTATTAATACTATAGAACCAGTTTGGTACTAATCTTATTATTGAGATGGTCTAATTACCCTGGACAATAATTTAAACAAATATAATTGTATTATCATTAAGAGGGGGGCCGGGGGGAGACTCATAACCTCCATTTTTTGTTGATAACTCATGCAGCCCTCCTATAAACTTTTATTGGTGGCACATCTCCATTGGAAGAATGATCCCGTATTTCGTTATAATAGAAAATAAACTGTGAACATACCTGATGAAGTT harbors:
- a CDS encoding T9SS type A sorting domain-containing protein: MSFLLLYIMFVFLPADSFLIQKSVIELVFTSVENTQWAKADSIRVVNQSQGCDTVLYWPDTVLVLDGSVGINENFNTQSEFGLITCYPNPVKGYTIIRIKIPNESIVDITICDNHGRVLINENKALSAGVYYYKFIPGDSGIFYFNLQFNNISESIKIISISTRSDKKSHIYYLGSDYLLPVSKLKKLSNQNFIFNTGDTLLLIAYNDTLESGILDAPDSSKLYTFQFTFNIPCPGIPTVEYEGQIYNTIQIFSQCWLKENLNAGVMIPGATNMQDNEILEKYCYDDDTNNCTVYGGLYQWNEMMNYRNDPGAQGICPEGWHIPTDDEWKILEGSVDSYYGIGDPVWNIFLTFRGADAGDNLKSESGWSINTGTDLFGFSALPGGDRYTDGNFYVINHGGFFWTSSINKDYLIYSWDRGISYLGPKIERTGNNLKSKGFSVRCIRDY
- a CDS encoding integrase core domain-containing protein, producing MDEKRRVTDNAFIERFFRTIKYDKIYLEHPETGQELHQVCSQFIFYYNEIRDHSSNGDVPPIKVYRRAA